The following are encoded in a window of Brevibacillus sp. DP1.3A genomic DNA:
- a CDS encoding NAD-dependent 4,6-dehydratase LegB: protein MSLNGKKILVTGADGFIGSHLVEELVRQGYDVCAFVNYNSFNSWGWLDHSPHEITKELNVFAGDVRDPYGVKKAMTGYDVVLHLASLIAIPYSYHSPDTYVDTNIKGTLNVLQAARELNIEKVVHTSTSEVYGTAKFVPITEEHPLQGQSPYSASKIGADQLALSFYNSFNLPVSIIRPFNTYGPRQSARAVIPTIITQIASGEKAIKLGSIHPTRDFNYVKDTVNGFISVAKSDKSIGEVINIGSNYEISIGETANLIAELMSENIEILTEDQRLRPEKSEVERLWADNTKAKELLGWYPTYGERDGFKRGLKETIDWFTTSSNLKNYKTGMYNI, encoded by the coding sequence ATGAGCCTAAATGGAAAAAAAATATTGGTGACTGGTGCAGATGGATTTATTGGGTCACATCTAGTAGAAGAATTAGTTCGTCAAGGTTACGATGTTTGCGCATTTGTAAATTACAATTCATTTAATTCTTGGGGATGGTTAGATCACTCTCCACATGAAATTACAAAGGAATTAAACGTTTTTGCAGGTGATGTTCGAGATCCTTACGGTGTTAAGAAAGCGATGACGGGGTATGATGTTGTACTCCATTTAGCTTCACTTATTGCTATCCCATATTCGTACCATTCACCTGACACATATGTTGATACTAATATCAAGGGTACATTAAATGTTCTTCAAGCAGCTAGAGAACTTAATATTGAAAAAGTGGTTCATACTTCAACTAGTGAAGTCTATGGAACAGCTAAGTTCGTACCCATTACAGAAGAGCATCCACTTCAAGGACAGTCACCTTATTCAGCCAGTAAAATTGGTGCAGATCAATTAGCCTTATCTTTTTATAATTCTTTCAATTTACCAGTTTCAATTATTAGACCATTCAATACCTATGGACCGCGACAATCTGCTCGTGCTGTTATTCCTACAATTATTACCCAAATTGCAAGTGGAGAAAAAGCAATTAAATTGGGATCAATTCACCCCACTCGTGATTTTAATTATGTGAAAGATACGGTAAATGGATTTATTTCTGTCGCAAAATCCGACAAATCAATTGGCGAAGTCATTAATATTGGAAGTAACTATGAAATTTCAATAGGTGAGACGGCTAATCTGATAGCAGAATTAATGAGTGAAAATATCGAAATTCTTACCGAAGACCAACGCTTAAGACCTGAAAAAAGCGAAGTGGAACGCCTGTGGGCGGATAACACAAAAGCAAAAGAATTACTTGGTTGGTACCCGACCTACGGTGAGCGTGATGGCTTCAAACGGGGACTGAAAGAAACAATTGATTGGTTTACTACATCATCAAATCTGAAAAATTATAAGACAGGGATGTACAATATATGA
- a CDS encoding LegC family aminotransferase yields the protein MTTTFRIQAILEALQKVTSKQENFVPLHEPSFQGNEWLYVKECIDTGWVSSVGKYVNKFEEMLADYTGVKHAIAVVNGTAAVHVCLKLAGVEANDEVLVPALTFIASANAISYCGAIPHFVDSSYETLGLDPVKLDHYLMEISVQRKDGCYNKITGRRIKAVLPMHTFGHPVDMDALLEICDRYKIELVEDAAESLGSYYKGRHTGNWGKLAAVSFNGNKVVTTGGGGAILTNNDELGKMAKHITTTAKKPHPWAFDHDHIGFNYRMPNLNAALGCAQLEMLSKFIEQKRTLANMYANAFLRVDGVKLFMEPSFAKSNYWLQVLILEEQFASEKEKLLKAANETGFMTRPVWKPLHEISMYQNCPKMNLDVVESLARRIINIPSSPGLVR from the coding sequence ATGACAACTACATTTCGCATACAGGCCATTTTAGAAGCGTTGCAAAAAGTAACCTCTAAACAGGAAAATTTTGTTCCTCTCCATGAGCCTTCGTTTCAGGGGAATGAGTGGTTATATGTGAAAGAGTGCATTGATACTGGATGGGTCTCCTCAGTTGGAAAGTATGTGAATAAGTTTGAAGAGATGCTAGCAGATTATACGGGGGTAAAACATGCAATAGCAGTAGTAAATGGAACAGCTGCAGTACATGTTTGTCTTAAACTTGCTGGTGTGGAAGCGAATGATGAGGTACTTGTGCCTGCATTAACATTTATCGCCAGTGCTAATGCTATCTCTTATTGCGGAGCTATTCCTCATTTTGTGGACAGCAGTTATGAAACACTAGGACTTGATCCGGTGAAGTTGGATCATTATCTAATGGAAATCAGTGTACAACGCAAAGACGGATGCTATAACAAGATCACAGGAAGAAGAATAAAGGCAGTACTTCCTATGCATACTTTTGGCCACCCAGTTGATATGGACGCTTTGTTAGAAATTTGCGATCGCTATAAGATAGAACTTGTTGAAGATGCCGCTGAATCACTCGGTTCTTATTATAAAGGGCGACACACGGGCAATTGGGGCAAATTGGCTGCTGTTAGTTTTAACGGAAACAAAGTAGTTACAACAGGTGGAGGGGGAGCCATTCTCACTAATAATGATGAATTAGGGAAGATGGCGAAACATATCACTACAACAGCGAAAAAACCACACCCATGGGCGTTTGATCACGATCACATAGGCTTTAATTATAGAATGCCGAATTTGAATGCTGCTTTAGGTTGTGCTCAACTTGAGATGTTATCCAAATTTATAGAACAAAAGCGTACTTTAGCAAACATGTATGCTAATGCTTTTCTTCGGGTAGATGGCGTTAAGCTGTTTATGGAGCCTTCTTTTGCAAAAAGCAATTATTGGCTACAAGTTCTTATATTAGAAGAACAATTTGCTTCTGAAAAAGAGAAATTACTTAAAGCAGCGAATGAGACGGGTTTCATGACTAGACCAGTTTGGAAGCCGCTTCATGAGATTTCGATGTATCAAAATTGCCCCAAGATGAACTTAGATGTAGTTGAAAGTTTAGCTAGAAGAATTATTAATATTCCAAGTAGCCCAGGTTTAGTTAGATAA
- a CDS encoding WbqC family protein: protein MKKISIHQSQYIPWAPYFKKIAMSDVFVVMDSVQYQKNGVQNRNRIRDKNSDYWLTIPITGNLTDVISEKRLASDRWMMKHWKSIQSAYRSAPKWELYADKIEFLYQQSYSTLFEANQAFFIFLMDSLKINTQVVFLSELQVTGEKSDLVLNICKDLCATEYISGYGSKSYLNENKFIESGVEINYLESISPVYPQVQGEFISGLSMIDMLLNSPEDLIQEYLYSN, encoded by the coding sequence ATGAAGAAAATATCTATACATCAGAGCCAGTATATACCATGGGCACCGTACTTTAAAAAAATTGCAATGTCTGATGTTTTCGTTGTGATGGATAGTGTTCAATACCAAAAAAATGGTGTGCAAAATCGGAATAGAATAAGAGATAAAAACAGTGACTATTGGTTAACGATACCAATTACAGGGAATTTAACAGACGTAATTTCTGAAAAGAGATTAGCGTCGGATAGATGGATGATGAAGCATTGGAAATCCATTCAAAGCGCATATCGCTCAGCACCAAAGTGGGAATTATATGCTGATAAAATAGAGTTCCTTTATCAACAAAGTTATTCTACCTTATTTGAAGCAAATCAAGCTTTTTTTATTTTTTTGATGGATAGTTTGAAAATTAATACTCAGGTTGTCTTTTTATCAGAGCTTCAGGTTACTGGAGAGAAGTCGGACTTAGTTCTTAATATTTGTAAGGATCTGTGTGCAACGGAGTACATCAGTGGATACGGTTCGAAAAGCTACCTTAATGAAAATAAATTTATCGAATCTGGTGTTGAAATAAATTATCTTGAGTCAATATCTCCTGTTTACCCACAAGTCCAAGGAGAATTTATTTCTGGATTGTCTATGATTGATATGCTACTAAATTCGCCTGAAGATTTAATTCAGGAGTACCTGTATTCTAATTAA
- a CDS encoding class I SAM-dependent methyltransferase, protein MDARETNVKLWDDIYSSSSNGMTYPNDILVRVSHRLLNNEKHKKVLDYGFGGGADFIHFCKKGFQVSGVEISESAIEKLTNRLESMGITPDLKLLTDGRIPFPDNSFDVVVAWQVLYYNDWSGFYAAMKEINRVLRSGGIFLGTMGAIGDFSHTYSRSLGNNLYESTVPGQEGAIVIIVDKDDLSKCFPNEKLTIGEFGYDFGQYHGKHWIVSYEKGADL, encoded by the coding sequence ATGGATGCTAGAGAGACAAATGTGAAATTGTGGGACGACATCTATAGTTCTTCAAGCAATGGAATGACTTATCCTAATGATATTTTGGTTAGAGTTTCACATAGACTTTTAAATAATGAGAAACACAAGAAAGTATTAGATTATGGTTTTGGTGGAGGAGCCGATTTTATACACTTTTGCAAGAAAGGCTTCCAAGTATCTGGAGTAGAGATTAGTGAGAGTGCCATCGAAAAATTAACAAATAGATTGGAATCCATGGGGATCACTCCTGATCTAAAGTTATTAACGGACGGGAGAATTCCTTTTCCAGATAATTCATTCGATGTAGTTGTTGCTTGGCAAGTTTTATACTATAACGACTGGTCTGGTTTTTACGCTGCTATGAAAGAAATTAATAGGGTGCTTCGTAGTGGCGGAATATTTCTTGGAACGATGGGTGCGATAGGCGACTTTTCACATACCTATAGTCGTTCTTTGGGTAACAATTTATATGAATCTACTGTACCCGGTCAAGAAGGAGCAATCGTCATAATAGTAGATAAAGACGATCTCTCAAAATGCTTCCCTAATGAAAAGTTGACTATCGGTGAATTCGGATATGATTTCGGCCAGTATCATGGTAAACATTGGATTGTGAGTTACGAAAAAGGTGCAGATCTATGA
- the neuC gene encoding UDP-N-acetylglucosamine 2-epimerase, with translation MSGNKKINILALTGIRSEYDLLYPLLKGIDSHPDFDLGVIVSGAHLSPLHDYSVRQIDKDEFRVVDHIENLLYADSFSSKAKSSAILMQSLAQTLLRVQPDLLLILGDREEAIIGSLTASYMNIPAVHIAGGDNTSPNGGDVDEQIRHATTKLSHVHLTMMEEHSERIKKLGEESWRVFTVGSPGIDRLRMEPSLSVEEIANLLGEGVKKDYIVLIYHPLSSTVAQAAEELRLCIEQCIQTGLHIFIGSPNSDPGYQDIVQVLQEYAHHPQVCLYKNLARNIFVNLLRNARCLVGNSSLAIHEAPYLCLPSVNVGERQKGRIAGKNVQFVPANEEDVRGALQKALYDVDYRNELDNEQFIYGDGFMVDKTLQILLSLPSREKLLAKKITY, from the coding sequence ATGAGTGGTAATAAAAAAATAAATATCCTTGCTCTTACTGGGATTAGGTCTGAATATGACCTTTTGTATCCATTATTAAAAGGAATTGATAGTCATCCGGACTTCGATCTAGGTGTAATAGTTTCTGGTGCTCATTTGTCTCCTTTGCATGATTATTCAGTTCGACAGATAGATAAAGATGAATTTCGAGTAGTGGATCACATTGAAAACTTGCTGTACGCGGATTCATTTTCAAGTAAAGCAAAGTCTTCTGCCATATTAATGCAATCACTTGCACAGACTTTATTGCGTGTACAACCTGACTTATTGTTAATCCTTGGTGACCGAGAAGAAGCAATCATCGGATCTTTAACGGCGTCCTACATGAATATACCTGCAGTGCATATAGCTGGTGGTGATAACACAAGTCCAAACGGTGGGGATGTCGATGAACAAATTAGGCATGCAACAACAAAACTAAGCCATGTTCATTTGACCATGATGGAAGAACATTCGGAGCGCATCAAAAAGCTCGGGGAAGAGTCTTGGCGGGTTTTTACTGTAGGCAGCCCAGGTATCGATCGCTTGCGGATGGAACCATCCCTAAGTGTGGAGGAGATAGCTAACCTTTTAGGAGAAGGTGTTAAAAAGGATTATATTGTGCTTATATATCATCCTTTGAGTTCAACGGTAGCCCAAGCTGCAGAAGAATTAAGATTATGCATTGAACAATGTATACAAACAGGCTTACACATTTTTATTGGGTCTCCAAACAGTGATCCTGGATACCAAGATATTGTACAAGTTTTGCAAGAGTATGCTCACCATCCTCAAGTATGTTTATATAAGAATTTAGCGCGTAATATATTTGTAAATTTACTAAGAAATGCAAGATGCTTGGTTGGGAATTCTTCTTTGGCAATCCATGAGGCTCCGTATCTATGTTTACCATCAGTAAACGTCGGAGAGCGTCAAAAAGGAAGAATTGCTGGAAAGAACGTTCAATTTGTACCTGCTAATGAGGAGGATGTAAGAGGTGCGCTGCAAAAAGCACTCTACGACGTAGATTATAGAAATGAACTCGATAACGAGCAGTTTATATATGGTGATGGGTTTATGGTCGATAAAACATTGCAAATCTTGTTGTCACTTCCGTCTCGTGAAAAACTACTTGCGAAAAAAATAACCTATTAA
- a CDS encoding PIG-L deacetylase family protein, whose product MKKVLVIAPHPDDETLGCGGTLLKHIANEDEVSWLIVTGMHSNLGHTDEQIDRREREIEKVKTMYGFNNVFNLKLPTTNLDTIPMQSIVAQIGTVINQLEPEIMYLPYRGDVHTDHKVVFDAVVSCSKWFRYSSVKKVLAYETLSETDFGINPDNNGFRPNVFSDITPYLEKKLDILNVFQSEMGEFPFPRSNQAVQAQARVRGVAAGCESAEAFMLLKEIL is encoded by the coding sequence ATGAAAAAAGTGCTAGTTATTGCTCCTCATCCAGACGATGAAACGCTTGGTTGTGGGGGGACGTTGCTCAAACACATTGCTAATGAAGATGAAGTAAGTTGGCTCATTGTTACGGGAATGCACAGTAATCTTGGCCACACCGATGAGCAGATAGATCGGAGAGAGCGAGAAATAGAAAAAGTTAAAACAATGTACGGATTTAACAATGTATTTAACCTTAAGCTCCCTACGACTAATCTCGATACAATCCCTATGCAGAGCATCGTCGCTCAGATTGGAACTGTAATAAATCAATTAGAACCGGAAATTATGTACTTACCTTATCGAGGAGATGTTCATACAGATCATAAAGTAGTGTTTGATGCGGTAGTTTCATGCAGCAAATGGTTTCGATACAGTTCAGTAAAAAAGGTACTTGCTTATGAAACTTTGTCAGAGACTGACTTTGGTATTAATCCGGATAATAACGGGTTTCGACCTAACGTGTTTAGCGATATTACGCCGTATCTAGAGAAAAAGCTGGATATACTAAATGTTTTTCAGAGCGAAATGGGGGAGTTCCCTTTCCCACGGAGTAACCAGGCGGTACAGGCGCAAGCGAGGGTTCGGGGAGTAGCCGCAGGTTGCGAATCTGCAGAGGCATTTATGTTGCTTAAGGAGATATTGTGA
- the neuB gene encoding N-acetylneuraminate synthase gives MNAYIIAEAGVNHNGSLELAVELVNVASAAGADAVKFQTFRAENLVSKSARKADYQRINTGNSESQFEMLKKLELSHQEHQVLVQHCLAKKIQFLSTPFDHVSSEFLIKELDVPVIKISSGDLTNAPLLLHVAQSGKPIILSTGMSTLGEIESALSVLAYGYTSSVAPGSISEFDLAYFTEQGQQMLQKNVTLLHCTTEYPTPFCDVNLKAMDTLKNAFHLRVGLSDHTNGISVAIAAAARGASVIEKHFTLDKEFPGPDHKASLNPTELCALVKSIREVEDALGSVTKIPTSSERKNKEVAQKSLVAARNITAGEIFTVENLTVKRPAGGISPMQYWSWLGKKAVRSYQEDEMIRE, from the coding sequence ATGAACGCATACATCATTGCAGAAGCAGGAGTTAATCACAATGGTTCGTTAGAGTTGGCAGTTGAGTTAGTTAATGTTGCTTCCGCTGCAGGTGCAGACGCAGTGAAATTCCAAACCTTTAGAGCAGAAAATTTGGTGAGCAAATCTGCAAGAAAGGCAGATTATCAAAGGATTAATACTGGTAATTCGGAATCCCAATTTGAGATGCTGAAAAAATTGGAATTGAGTCATCAAGAGCATCAAGTTTTAGTACAGCATTGTTTGGCAAAAAAAATACAGTTTCTTTCGACCCCGTTTGATCATGTAAGCTCTGAATTTCTAATTAAAGAACTTGATGTACCAGTTATCAAAATATCTTCGGGAGATTTGACAAACGCTCCCCTCCTACTTCATGTCGCTCAATCAGGAAAACCAATTATTCTTTCAACGGGCATGAGTACGCTTGGTGAAATTGAATCCGCTTTAAGTGTATTAGCCTATGGGTACACTAGTTCCGTTGCTCCTGGTTCCATTAGTGAGTTCGATCTGGCCTACTTCACTGAGCAGGGTCAACAAATGTTGCAAAAAAATGTTACGTTGCTCCATTGCACAACAGAATATCCAACTCCTTTTTGTGATGTGAATCTTAAGGCTATGGATACCCTGAAAAATGCTTTTCACCTTAGAGTAGGATTATCAGATCATACCAATGGCATTTCTGTTGCAATCGCTGCAGCAGCCAGAGGAGCAAGTGTAATTGAAAAGCATTTTACTCTAGATAAAGAATTTCCAGGTCCTGATCACAAGGCTTCGTTAAATCCAACAGAACTCTGTGCGTTGGTAAAGTCTATCCGCGAGGTGGAAGACGCATTAGGATCGGTAACTAAGATTCCTACGAGTTCGGAACGAAAAAACAAAGAAGTGGCCCAAAAAAGTCTTGTTGCAGCGCGAAATATAACAGCGGGAGAAATATTCACTGTTGAAAATTTAACCGTGAAACGTCCAGCAGGAGGAATATCTCCAATGCAATACTGGTCTTGGCTAGGAAAAAAAGCTGTCCGCTCTTATCAAGAGGACGAGATGATCAGAGAATGA
- a CDS encoding acetyltransferase: MKLPIIVLGGGGHSKVLMNTLLMTSFDVKGFTTPDSEDQMKIIFGVKRLGTDDIIRSFDPTQYKLVNGIGSIGSPGIRKELFYSFKNNGYQFENVIHPSAILSKDTRLLEGVQVMAGVIIQPGCIVGANTIINTRATIEHDCLIGDNVHISPGAIICGDVIIGDNVHVGAGATVIQGIRIGKNSIIGAGSVVTRNVTEGVKVVGVPAKEV; encoded by the coding sequence ATGAAACTGCCAATTATCGTATTAGGTGGAGGAGGGCATTCGAAAGTGCTTATGAATACCCTCCTAATGACGAGCTTTGATGTTAAGGGATTTACAACGCCCGATTCAGAAGATCAAATGAAAATTATTTTTGGAGTAAAAAGATTGGGTACGGATGATATCATTCGAAGCTTTGACCCTACTCAATATAAATTGGTTAATGGAATTGGTTCAATAGGATCACCGGGTATTCGAAAAGAACTCTTCTATTCTTTTAAAAATAATGGATATCAGTTTGAAAATGTCATCCATCCGTCTGCGATTCTATCTAAAGATACGAGGCTACTAGAAGGGGTACAGGTAATGGCAGGTGTGATTATACAGCCAGGATGTATCGTCGGAGCTAACACGATTATTAATACAAGGGCTACGATTGAACACGATTGCCTTATAGGTGACAACGTTCATATATCTCCAGGGGCTATCATCTGTGGTGATGTAATTATAGGCGATAACGTACATGTCGGTGCAGGTGCTACGGTAATACAAGGTATACGTATCGGAAAGAACAGTATCATAGGTGCTGGTTCTGTAGTAACACGAAACGTTACAGAGGGTGTAAAAGTTGTTGGAGTTCCTGCAAAGGAGGTTTAG
- a CDS encoding nucleotidyltransferase family protein, protein MLNWEKILVAPSTEILRALEIIDSGAKQIGIVVDDNRRLLGTITDGDIRRGLLKGKTLNDPIESVMNPFPIVASIYDSKENILQLMKFKQLRAIPVLDEDGSVIQVETLEELMQPEKRDNIVVLMAGGLGSRLRPLTDDCPKPLLKVGERPVLETILMNFIEYGFYHFYISVNYKAEMIRDYFGDGSRWGVQISYIEENKRLGTAGALSLLPLRPTKPFFVINGDLLTKINFEQLLDFHNSYQSIGTMCVREFSQQVPYGVALLDRQKLIGIEEKPIQKYFVNAGIYLLDPTTLNYIPNNEFYDMPTLFDCLIKQKLYTTAFPIREYWLDIGRLSDFERANMEFAEVFG, encoded by the coding sequence ATGTTAAATTGGGAAAAAATATTAGTTGCTCCTTCCACAGAAATTTTAAGGGCGCTTGAAATCATAGACTCAGGAGCAAAACAAATCGGAATTGTTGTAGATGATAATCGACGACTTCTAGGGACAATTACAGATGGTGATATTCGTAGGGGGCTGTTAAAAGGTAAAACATTAAACGATCCAATTGAAAGTGTAATGAATCCATTCCCAATCGTGGCTTCTATTTATGATTCAAAAGAAAATATTCTGCAACTAATGAAATTTAAACAGTTACGGGCAATCCCCGTTCTTGACGAAGATGGCAGTGTCATTCAGGTTGAGACATTGGAAGAGTTAATGCAGCCGGAAAAGCGTGATAATATTGTCGTTTTAATGGCTGGAGGACTGGGTTCAAGGCTTAGACCTCTCACCGATGATTGTCCAAAGCCATTGTTAAAAGTGGGAGAACGGCCAGTTTTAGAAACGATCCTCATGAATTTTATTGAATATGGATTCTATCACTTTTATATTTCTGTAAATTATAAGGCGGAGATGATTCGAGATTATTTTGGGGATGGCTCTCGCTGGGGGGTTCAAATTTCATACATCGAAGAAAATAAGAGATTAGGTACAGCAGGGGCGCTAAGTTTACTTCCTCTTCGCCCAACTAAACCTTTTTTTGTCATTAACGGTGACCTCTTAACGAAAATTAATTTTGAACAACTATTAGATTTTCATAATTCTTATCAATCGATAGGAACCATGTGTGTCCGGGAATTTAGCCAGCAAGTTCCATATGGTGTTGCTCTATTGGATCGGCAAAAGCTTATAGGTATTGAGGAAAAACCAATTCAGAAGTACTTTGTTAACGCGGGAATTTATCTATTAGATCCTACCACTTTAAACTATATTCCAAATAATGAATTCTATGATATGCCTACGTTATTTGATTGCTTAATTAAACAAAAATTATATACAACTGCTTTTCCAATACGAGAATATTGGCTGGACATTGGCCGATTATCTGACTTTGAACGAGCCAATATGGAATTTGCGGAGGTATTTGGATGA
- a CDS encoding cytidylyltransferase domain-containing protein yields MIDNKTVLAIIPARGGSKGVPRKNIRELAGKPLIAWTIEAAKKSKHIDRLVVSTDDEEIAEVARKWGCEVPFIRPSALAQDDTPGIDPILHAMELLPGFDYIVLLQPTSPLRNTDDIDSCLEKCINEKANACVSVTVTDKSPFWMYQLSEEAMLEPVIDSKQPVLRRQDAPDVYVLNGAVYVASANWLYGTRSFLQSETIGFVMPKERSYDLDTPLDFLIIETILKNDMQIQNS; encoded by the coding sequence ATGATAGACAATAAAACTGTGCTGGCGATTATTCCTGCGCGCGGTGGATCGAAAGGAGTTCCGCGGAAGAACATTCGTGAATTGGCTGGAAAGCCTCTAATTGCTTGGACTATTGAAGCTGCGAAGAAGTCTAAGCATATAGATCGCTTAGTTGTTTCGACAGATGATGAGGAAATAGCAGAAGTAGCAAGGAAGTGGGGATGTGAAGTTCCCTTTATTCGTCCATCTGCACTTGCTCAAGATGATACACCAGGTATTGACCCTATCCTCCACGCAATGGAGTTGTTGCCCGGCTTTGATTATATTGTATTGCTTCAACCTACGTCGCCGTTAAGGAATACAGATGATATCGATAGCTGTTTAGAGAAGTGTATAAATGAGAAGGCAAATGCGTGTGTATCCGTTACAGTGACTGACAAATCGCCATTCTGGATGTATCAACTATCAGAAGAGGCTATGTTAGAACCAGTAATTGACTCGAAACAGCCAGTTTTGAGGAGACAGGATGCTCCAGATGTATATGTATTAAACGGAGCAGTATATGTCGCATCGGCCAATTGGTTATACGGAACCCGATCTTTCTTGCAAAGTGAAACAATTGGTTTTGTAATGCCTAAAGAGCGCTCATACGATTTGGACACTCCTTTAGACTTTTTGATTATTGAAACAATATTGAAAAACGACATGCAAATTCAAAATAGCTAA